A single genomic interval of Zingiber officinale cultivar Zhangliang chromosome 4A, Zo_v1.1, whole genome shotgun sequence harbors:
- the LOC121973341 gene encoding uncharacterized protein LOC121973341, which yields MNALKALQLPPIFFVRPNASVAHRTKPPAGRRRRSLFCFCTANDAGGSSSSEGDKRRQELLARIAMLQTQKVRVTEFLDERSAYLTQFAEEANAELEQIGEKALKDLDEASARILEKLESRAQAIDEAAEVNRQEMEQSEKVLEEFEEQMERDRNEGLFFKSLREKSPVTKEKTAKAAREEARRLEEVGRRSAAASNIRRNIYLALMVVLAVTIGNAVLVSPEVEWRKVAALGLIFVGLLAQLVYEKSLASEEADK from the exons ATGAACGCCCTCAAGGCGCTGCAATTGCCACCAATCTTCTTCGTCCGCCCAAATGCATCAGTCGCCCACCGAACCAAGCCACCAGCAGGCCGTCGGCGGCGCTCTCTCTTCTGCTTCTGCACCGCCAACGACGCCGGCGGTTCCTCATCCTCGGAAGGCGACAAACGACGGCAGGAGCTGCTGGCCCGCATCGCTATGCTGCAAACCCAAAAGGTCCGCGTCACCGAGTTCCTGGACGAGCGCTCCGCCTACTTGACCCAGTTCGCTGAGGAGGCCAACGCCGAGTTGGAGCAGATCGGTGAGAAAGCCCTCAAGGACCTGGACGAGGCCAGCGCCAGG ATCTTGGAGAAGTTGGAAAGCCGCGCGCAGGCAATCGATGAAGCCGCGGAGGTAAACCGACAGGAGATGGAGCAGAGCGAGAAGGTGTTGGAGGAGTTCGAGGAGCAGATGGAGCGGGACCGGAACGAAGGCTTGTTCTTTAAGAGCCTGCGGGAGAAGTCGCCAGTGACGAAGGAGAAGACGGCAAAGGCGGCGAGAGAAGAGGCTCGGAGGCTCGAAGAGGTCGGCAGGAGGAGCGCGGCGGCGTCCAACATCCGCCGCAATATTTACTTGGCGCTCATGGTGGTACTGGCCGTCACCATTGGCAATGCCGTGTTGGTGTCTCCCGAGGTGGAGTGGCGGAAGGTTGCGGCGCTGGGGTTGATCTTCGTCGGCTTGCTTGCGCAACTCGTCTACGAAAAGAGTTTGGCGTCGGAAGAAGCGGACAAGTAG